Proteins co-encoded in one Metabacillus sp. KUDC1714 genomic window:
- the dpaA gene encoding dipicolinic acid synthetase subunit A, with protein MLTGLNVAVIGGDARQLEVIRKLTELDAKLFLIGFDQLDHGFTGATKAKIDEVQFEEIDAIILPIPGTTQEGIIDTVFSNEEVKLTEELLSKTPAHCVIYSGITNSYLDNIVQSTNRTLVQLFERDDVAIYNSIPTVEGTIMMVIQHTDITIHGSKIAVLGLGRVGMSVARTFAALGAKVKVGARDTAHLARITEMGLTPFSLENLQEEVDDIDVCINTIPHLVITARVISNMPAHTLIVDLASKPGGTDFRYAEKRGIKALLAPGLPGIVAPKTAGQIVANVLTQLLNDLLIEGKGSS; from the coding sequence ATGTTAACGGGATTAAACGTAGCTGTTATCGGTGGCGATGCTAGGCAGCTTGAAGTTATCCGTAAATTAACTGAACTCGATGCAAAGCTTTTTCTCATCGGTTTTGACCAATTAGACCATGGCTTTACTGGTGCTACAAAAGCAAAGATAGATGAGGTTCAATTTGAAGAAATAGATGCAATTATTTTGCCCATCCCTGGTACCACACAAGAGGGGATTATTGATACTGTGTTTTCGAATGAAGAAGTTAAATTAACAGAGGAATTACTATCAAAAACTCCAGCACATTGTGTTATATATTCAGGAATTACAAATTCTTACTTAGATAATATTGTTCAATCTACCAATCGAACATTGGTTCAACTTTTTGAGCGGGATGATGTTGCCATTTATAATTCGATTCCAACAGTCGAAGGTACGATCATGATGGTCATTCAGCACACTGATATCACAATCCATGGCTCGAAAATTGCTGTCCTAGGCCTTGGAAGAGTAGGAATGAGTGTTGCCAGAACATTCGCAGCATTAGGAGCAAAAGTGAAGGTAGGAGCAAGAGATACTGCACATTTAGCTAGAATTACTGAGATGGGACTTACACCATTTTCATTAGAAAACCTTCAAGAAGAGGTTGATGACATTGATGTATGTATTAATACAATTCCACATTTAGTTATAACTGCAAGGGTCATCTCAAATATGCCTGCACACACTCTAATCGTTGATTTGGCATCAAAACCGGGGGGAACTGATTTTCGCTATGCTGAAAAACGGGGAATTAAAGCTCTATTGGCACCAGGGTTACCTGGCATTGTTGCCCCTAAAACAGCAGGCCAAATTGTAGCTAACGTTCTTACACAGCTTTTGAATGATTTATTAATAGAAGGAAAGGGGTCTTCTTGA
- a CDS encoding dipicolinate synthase subunit B, with protein sequence MKLSGKRIGFGITGSHCTYEEVYPQIKSLLDEGADVIAVVSYTVKNTTTRFGVAGEWVEKIEKLTGNKVIDSIVAAEPLGPKLPLDCMVIAPLTGNSMSKFANALTDSPVLMAAKATLRTHRPVVVGISTNDALGLNGVNLMRLMATKDIYFIPFGQDAPDKKPNSMVARMESLLETVLSALEGKQFQPVVVEKFRDLEK encoded by the coding sequence ATGAAGTTATCTGGAAAACGTATTGGATTTGGAATTACCGGATCACATTGCACATATGAAGAGGTATATCCACAAATTAAGTCATTATTAGATGAAGGTGCAGATGTAATTGCTGTTGTATCATATACAGTTAAAAATACAACAACACGTTTTGGAGTTGCTGGAGAATGGGTAGAAAAAATAGAAAAACTGACAGGTAATAAAGTAATTGATTCGATTGTAGCAGCAGAACCATTGGGTCCGAAGCTCCCACTTGATTGTATGGTAATTGCACCATTAACAGGTAATTCAATGAGTAAGTTTGCGAATGCATTAACTGACTCTCCAGTTCTTATGGCTGCCAAAGCAACATTAAGAACACATCGTCCTGTTGTAGTTGGGATTTCAACTAATGATGCACTTGGGTTAAATGGTGTAAATCTAATGCGTTTAATGGCTACTAAAGATATTTATTTTATTCCTTTTGGTCAAGATGCTCCTGATAAGAAACCTAACTCAATGGTTGCTAGAATGGAATCATTACTTGAAACAGTTCTATCTGCACTAGAAGGAAAACAATTTCAACCTGTTGTTGTCGAAAAGTTTCGCGATTTAGAAAAATAA